The following are from one region of the Cystobacter fuscus DSM 2262 genome:
- a CDS encoding S9 family peptidase, whose product MLLSPLPVFAALLTATASPPAVENGYRTPPEPIASILAAPATPFVLVNSQHQSLALLGYESMPGIERLSRPILRLASYRIDPATTGQSEIYARWYNALTLQELATGKEVAVPLPAGSRYASPQWSPDGKRLAFMLERPKELELWVVEQDGSARRITGALNAAFGSAFRWLPDSTGFVVRQVRADRGAPPTVSSTPTGPIVEENDGQTRPARTHADLLRNPSDEALFEYYFTGQLARVALDGSAPRPIGAPGLLPRFSVSPDGRYLLTETLKRPFSYQLPASSFPTEIAVSTLDGQRARTIVDRPLADEVPIEYDSVVRGPREVEWRADAPATLAWAEALDGGNPKADVPFHDSLWLQAAPFKAAPVKLANLQERFSKVYWGRADHALVLERKRKTRTERRSVVNPSRPGTARLLLERNFQDQYGDPGLPLLEDNAAGKPALRYTSDGRAFFMSGDGATKAGYFPFVDRHEVASGRVTRVWAAQAPYYESVEAVLDAEGTRLLTQRQSATEAPNYWLRSVKDGKSRAITAFKDPAPVFAGVTQKTIVYSRADGLPLSGTLYLPAGYEPRRDGPLPTLLWAYPAEYTDAKVAGQTVDMGNVFTRPSGFSHLFLLTQGYAVLDNPAMPIVGANGAEPNDTYVEQLRADAEAAVEALVKLGVSDRDRLAVAGHSYGAFMTANLLAHTELFRAGIACSGAYNRTLTPFSFQSEERTYWKAPETYTRMSPFTYADRIREPLLLIHGGADSNPGTFPIQSERFYAALKGNGGTARYVLLPNEGHGYNARESIGHVNWEMVNWLDRHVKNAPPRAPATAADTVP is encoded by the coding sequence ATGCTCCTCTCCCCCCTGCCTGTTTTCGCCGCGCTCCTGACCGCCACGGCCTCGCCGCCCGCGGTCGAGAATGGCTACCGCACGCCCCCCGAGCCCATCGCGAGCATCCTCGCGGCCCCGGCCACCCCCTTTGTGCTGGTGAATTCCCAGCACCAGAGTCTGGCCCTGCTCGGCTACGAGAGCATGCCGGGCATCGAGCGGCTCTCCCGGCCCATCCTCCGGCTGGCGAGCTACCGCATCGACCCGGCCACCACGGGTCAGAGCGAGATATATGCGCGGTGGTACAACGCGCTGACCCTCCAGGAGCTCGCCACGGGCAAGGAGGTGGCGGTGCCCCTGCCCGCGGGCTCGCGCTACGCCTCGCCCCAGTGGTCGCCGGATGGCAAGCGGCTCGCGTTCATGCTCGAGCGGCCCAAGGAGCTGGAGCTGTGGGTGGTCGAGCAGGATGGCTCGGCCCGGCGCATCACCGGGGCGCTCAACGCCGCGTTCGGTTCGGCCTTCCGCTGGCTGCCCGACAGCACCGGCTTCGTCGTGCGGCAGGTGCGGGCGGACCGGGGCGCGCCTCCCACCGTCTCCAGCACCCCCACCGGACCCATCGTCGAGGAGAATGACGGCCAGACCCGGCCCGCGCGCACCCACGCCGACCTGCTGCGCAACCCCTCCGATGAGGCCCTGTTCGAGTACTATTTCACCGGCCAGCTCGCGCGTGTGGCGCTGGACGGCTCGGCGCCGCGCCCCATCGGCGCGCCGGGGCTCCTCCCCCGCTTCTCCGTGTCGCCCGATGGCCGCTACCTGCTCACCGAGACCCTGAAGCGGCCCTTCTCCTATCAACTGCCCGCCAGCTCCTTCCCCACGGAGATCGCGGTCTCGACGCTCGACGGACAGCGCGCGCGGACGATCGTCGACCGGCCGCTGGCGGACGAGGTGCCCATCGAATACGACTCCGTCGTCCGGGGGCCGCGCGAGGTGGAATGGCGCGCGGATGCGCCCGCGACGCTCGCCTGGGCCGAGGCGCTGGACGGGGGCAATCCCAAGGCGGACGTGCCCTTCCATGACAGCCTGTGGCTGCAGGCGGCGCCCTTCAAGGCGGCGCCCGTCAAGCTCGCCAACCTCCAGGAGCGCTTCTCCAAGGTGTACTGGGGCCGCGCCGACCACGCGCTGGTGCTCGAGCGCAAGCGGAAGACGCGCACCGAGCGGCGCTCGGTGGTGAACCCCTCGCGGCCGGGGACGGCGCGGCTTCTCCTGGAGCGCAACTTCCAGGACCAGTACGGGGATCCCGGCCTGCCGCTGCTGGAGGACAACGCCGCGGGCAAGCCGGCGTTGCGCTACACGTCCGATGGACGCGCCTTCTTCATGTCGGGCGATGGCGCGACGAAGGCGGGCTACTTCCCCTTCGTCGACCGGCACGAGGTGGCCAGCGGCCGGGTGACGCGGGTGTGGGCCGCCCAGGCGCCCTACTACGAGAGCGTGGAGGCGGTGCTCGACGCGGAGGGCACCCGCCTGCTCACGCAACGCCAGAGCGCGACGGAGGCGCCCAATTACTGGCTGCGCAGCGTGAAGGACGGCAAGAGCCGGGCGATCACCGCCTTCAAGGATCCGGCGCCGGTGTTCGCGGGGGTGACGCAGAAGACGATCGTCTACTCGCGCGCGGACGGGCTGCCGCTGTCGGGCACGCTCTACCTGCCGGCGGGCTACGAGCCCCGGCGCGACGGACCGCTGCCGACGCTGCTGTGGGCCTACCCGGCCGAGTACACCGATGCCAAGGTCGCCGGGCAGACGGTGGACATGGGCAACGTGTTCACGCGGCCCAGCGGCTTCAGCCACCTGTTCCTGCTCACCCAGGGCTACGCGGTGCTGGACAATCCGGCGATGCCCATCGTGGGCGCGAACGGCGCCGAGCCCAATGACACCTATGTCGAGCAGCTCCGGGCGGACGCCGAGGCGGCGGTGGAGGCGCTGGTGAAGCTGGGCGTGAGCGACCGTGACCGCCTGGCGGTGGCCGGCCACAGCTACGGCGCCTTCATGACGGCCAACCTGCTGGCGCACACGGAGTTGTTCCGCGCGGGCATCGCGTGCTCGGGCGCCTACAACCGCACGCTCACCCCGTTCAGCTTCCAGTCCGAGGAGCGCACCTACTGGAAGGCGCCGGAGACCTATACGCGGATGAGCCCGTTCACCTACGCGGACCGGATCCGCGAGCCCCTGCTGCTCATCCATGGCGGGGCGGACAGCAACCCGGGCACCTTCCCCATCCAGTCCGAGCGCTTCTACGCCGCGCTCAAGGGCAACGGCGGCACGGCCCGTTACGTGCTCCTGCCCAACGAGGGCCACGGCTATAACGCCCGGGAGTCCATCGGGCACGTGAACTGGGAGATGGTGAACTGGCTCGACCGTCACGTGAAGAACGCGCCCCCGCGCGCCCCGGCGACGGCGGCGGACACGGTGCCCTGA